The proteins below come from a single Crinalium epipsammum PCC 9333 genomic window:
- a CDS encoding class I SAM-dependent DNA methyltransferase has translation MFEQTFKNIDDVLWKEAGCTTELDYTEQTSWLLFLKYLDDLEQERALEAELVDKPYEFIIDEAHRWSVWAAPKKADGTVDHDNALIGDDLIDYVNRKLFPYLQGFKQRATSPDTIEYKIGEIFSEIKNRFQSGYSLRDALEYIDELRFRSQQEKHELSHLYEAKIKNMGNAGRNGGEYYTPRPLIRAMIQVVKPEIGDRIYDGACGSAGFLCETYDYLRRGKLTTKELETLQNNTFTGKEKKSLAYVIAIMNMILHGIDAPNIIHTNTLTENLTDIQDKNRFDVILANPPFGGKERKEIQQNFPIKTGETAFLFLQHFIKILKIGGRAAVVIKNTFLSNSDNASRALRQELLSSCNLHTILDCPSGTFIGAGVKTVVLFFDKAVPSDSVQGMPLFAQGKPLNQGMATQKIWYYQLVPGRNMGKTNSLNDEDLREFVELQATFKETEKSWFVDIADIDQVTFDLSVKNPNKAEESELREPQEILDEIAVLDEESVGILERIMQLTGS, from the coding sequence ATGTTCGAGCAAACTTTTAAAAATATTGATGATGTTCTCTGGAAAGAGGCGGGTTGTACTACAGAGTTAGATTATACAGAGCAAACCTCTTGGCTGCTGTTTTTGAAGTATTTGGATGACTTGGAACAGGAGAGGGCGCTAGAGGCGGAATTGGTTGATAAACCTTATGAATTTATTATTGATGAGGCGCATCGCTGGTCAGTCTGGGCAGCACCCAAAAAGGCTGATGGGACGGTAGATCATGATAATGCCCTGATTGGTGATGATCTGATTGATTATGTTAACCGCAAGCTATTTCCATATTTACAAGGATTCAAGCAACGGGCTACCAGTCCTGACACAATCGAATATAAGATTGGGGAAATTTTTAGCGAGATTAAGAATAGGTTTCAAAGCGGCTACAGCTTGAGGGATGCCCTGGAATATATAGATGAACTAAGGTTTCGATCGCAACAGGAGAAGCATGAGCTATCCCATCTTTATGAAGCCAAAATCAAGAATATGGGTAATGCAGGGCGCAATGGTGGTGAGTATTACACACCGCGTCCCTTAATTCGGGCAATGATTCAGGTGGTCAAACCTGAAATTGGCGATCGCATTTATGATGGTGCTTGCGGTTCGGCGGGTTTTTTGTGTGAAACTTACGACTATTTACGTCGGGGTAAGCTGACAACAAAAGAGCTTGAGACACTTCAGAATAATACTTTTACAGGTAAAGAAAAGAAAAGTTTGGCGTATGTCATTGCCATCATGAATATGATTCTGCATGGCATTGATGCACCAAATATTATTCATACCAATACCCTGACGGAAAATCTCACTGATATTCAGGACAAGAATCGTTTTGATGTCATCTTGGCTAATCCGCCATTTGGAGGGAAGGAACGCAAGGAAATACAGCAGAATTTTCCAATTAAAACTGGGGAAACAGCGTTTCTGTTTTTACAGCACTTCATCAAAATCCTGAAGATAGGCGGTAGGGCAGCAGTAGTAATCAAAAATACGTTCCTATCAAATTCGGATAATGCTTCGCGGGCATTGCGTCAGGAGCTTTTGAGTAGTTGTAATTTGCACACGATTTTAGATTGTCCGAGTGGGACTTTTATCGGGGCGGGGGTAAAAACGGTAGTGTTGTTTTTTGATAAAGCTGTTCCCTCCGATTCCGTTCAGGGAATGCCTTTATTTGCTCAGGGAAAACCCTTAAATCAGGGAATGGCTACTCAGAAAATTTGGTATTACCAACTCGTTCCAGGGCGGAACATGGGTAAAACCAATTCCCTGAATGATGAGGATTTGCGGGAGTTTGTAGAGTTACAGGCTACGTTTAAAGAAACAGAAAAATCTTGGTTTGTGGATATTGCTGATATTGATCAAGTGACATTTGATCTGTCGGTGAAGAATCCGAATAAAGCAGAGGAATCGGAGTTACGAGAACCGCAGGAAATT